Proteins from a single region of Leptospiraceae bacterium:
- a CDS encoding DUF2804 domain-containing protein has translation MKVKNKLDPAISQLIGSNGVPKFGIFGQPVNEVNFNDYKYLSPFGRRKNSISKHFAYNQFEYVGGVSDQIIFGVAIADLKFLTNAFFYIYLPPTGKFFCKSFKQPFSVGSKFSNFPETGVVSFTQGKNKIEIAPLNGRRKLFLDLSSGEKVEAEFIEEGIEPLRICTQSGVNGWVFVRKTAGSTVVGKIESSLGKFDLEKMEVYGHNDYSVGFMRRETFWNWGCFTGKLDKNIIGVNLSCGVNETSFSENSIWVNGKRYQMPLVSFEYDKQDLKREWKITSLNGEIDLTFIPEGNYTENINAFIVASNFNQLYGKYFGKIQYAGSKTIKINGMYGYAEDHYAKW, from the coding sequence GTGAAAGTAAAAAATAAATTAGACCCTGCAATTAGTCAATTGATTGGCTCTAATGGGGTTCCAAAATTTGGAATATTTGGTCAACCCGTAAACGAAGTTAATTTTAATGATTATAAATATTTATCTCCTTTCGGAAGAAGGAAAAATTCAATTAGCAAACACTTTGCCTACAATCAATTTGAATATGTAGGAGGAGTTTCTGACCAAATAATATTTGGAGTTGCTATAGCTGATTTAAAGTTTCTCACAAATGCATTTTTTTATATTTATCTTCCGCCTACGGGCAAGTTTTTTTGCAAAAGTTTCAAACAACCTTTTTCGGTTGGATCAAAATTTTCTAATTTTCCAGAGACTGGAGTCGTTTCATTCACACAAGGGAAAAACAAAATAGAAATAGCACCACTGAATGGACGGAGAAAATTATTCTTAGATTTATCTTCTGGTGAAAAAGTAGAGGCGGAATTTATCGAAGAGGGAATTGAGCCTCTTCGAATTTGCACTCAATCTGGAGTAAATGGCTGGGTTTTTGTGCGCAAAACAGCTGGTAGCACCGTTGTTGGAAAAATTGAATCTTCTCTTGGAAAATTTGATTTAGAAAAAATGGAAGTGTATGGACATAACGACTACAGTGTTGGATTTATGAGAAGGGAAACTTTTTGGAACTGGGGTTGTTTTACTGGTAAATTAGACAAGAACATAATCGGTGTTAACCTTTCTTGCGGAGTCAATGAAACTAGTTTTTCAGAAAATTCTATTTGGGTAAATGGGAAACGTTATCAAATGCCACTTGTTTCGTTTGAATATGACAAACAGGACTTAAAAAGAGAATGGAAAATTACTTCTTTGAATGGGGAAATAGATTTAACTTTTATCCCAGAAGGAAATTATACAGAAAATATTAATGCATTTATAGTAGCTTCAAATTTTAACCAGCTATACGGAAAATACTTTGGTAAAATTCAATATGCGGGATCTAAGACAATTAAAATAAATGGAATGTATGGCTATGCCGAAGACCACTATGCAAAGTGGTAA
- a CDS encoding STAS domain-containing protein, whose product MFTNEEEFDFNSEEYNYTDKLITISVRSIGVPENLPSNGIVLDLKGVLNIYSANPLKAILANLINVGKTKVYVYMKHLDNIDSSGLGGLIAVQTKLKKMDGALRIIEPSEKTRSVLKLTNLESYFHMSEVFIP is encoded by the coding sequence ATGTTTACAAATGAAGAAGAATTTGATTTTAATAGCGAAGAATATAATTATACTGACAAATTAATTACGATATCCGTGAGAAGTATTGGTGTTCCAGAAAACTTACCTAGTAACGGAATTGTACTAGATTTAAAAGGTGTGCTTAATATTTATTCGGCGAATCCTCTGAAAGCGATATTGGCGAATTTAATAAATGTTGGAAAAACGAAAGTGTATGTGTATATGAAACATTTAGATAATATAGATTCTTCCGGATTAGGGGGATTAATCGCTGTACAAACTAAATTAAAAAAAATGGACGGTGCTTTAAGAATAATTGAGCCATCTGAAAAAACTAGGTCTGTACTAAAACTTACAAATTTAGAAAGTTATTTTCACATGAGCGAAGTATTTATTCCTTAG
- a CDS encoding pentapeptide repeat-containing protein, whose amino-acid sequence MMQNEKDEIRSELVGILEPIENVRTCLKKISLSDEWAPAKEYFVRRHEILGIISYGVSKRNKIHKVNFWNSTVNYYVSETTGMEKIPNSQIQEEVLFLENTLVDFLILISSGFYAWNLGNGIIKILRNQRIYSIYQRNEKLVYNEQTFDQTHLELEIRTIMDFILKKGKLKTIELTSEIQDFISVEIPILPKDRIKKQTNENFDLKESMLDFLIDSGLELEKAKGKEKEILEEVNYGLLNTFQSIDSFKQEIQFLTEDTWDVILAGHQTFLESLPEGIILKWERVGSSIETEIQYLSKKFPNYQLQGKLIGYKLKEFLLDSISLRVINISRSYFFDSNFTKVDFSNSISVFSRWKNDTILDCNFKAVDFSDSEMVDCKFKDCNFSNTDFESVTFEECVFTNCDFSNAKFKKAIFYKCKFIDCKFKKTRFIEAILYLSVFENSDIQKAINKNSEFNECSFT is encoded by the coding sequence ATGATGCAAAATGAAAAAGATGAGATTCGATCAGAACTTGTCGGAATTTTAGAGCCTATTGAAAATGTTCGTACTTGTCTAAAAAAGATTAGTTTATCAGATGAATGGGCACCTGCCAAGGAATACTTTGTACGTAGGCATGAGATATTAGGAATCATTAGTTATGGTGTTAGTAAAAGAAATAAAATTCATAAAGTAAATTTTTGGAATTCAACTGTAAATTATTACGTATCTGAAACTACTGGGATGGAGAAAATTCCAAATTCTCAAATCCAAGAGGAAGTTTTATTTTTAGAAAATACTCTCGTAGATTTTTTGATTTTAATTTCTTCTGGTTTTTATGCTTGGAATCTCGGTAATGGGATAATTAAAATTTTGCGCAATCAACGAATTTATTCGATATACCAACGGAATGAAAAATTAGTTTACAATGAACAAACATTCGATCAAACACATTTGGAATTGGAAATTCGAACTATTATGGATTTTATTCTAAAAAAAGGAAAACTTAAAACAATTGAGTTAACGTCTGAAATACAAGATTTTATTTCCGTAGAAATTCCTATTTTACCAAAAGATAGAATAAAGAAGCAAACGAATGAAAATTTTGATTTAAAGGAATCTATGCTTGATTTTTTAATTGATTCCGGCTTAGAGCTGGAAAAAGCAAAAGGTAAAGAAAAAGAAATTTTAGAGGAAGTAAATTATGGATTACTAAATACATTCCAAAGTATAGATTCTTTTAAACAAGAAATACAATTCTTAACGGAGGATACTTGGGATGTAATTCTTGCTGGTCACCAAACATTTTTAGAAAGTCTACCAGAAGGTATTATTCTAAAATGGGAGAGAGTAGGGTCTTCAATCGAAACCGAAATACAATATCTCTCCAAAAAATTTCCAAATTACCAATTACAAGGAAAACTAATTGGATATAAACTGAAGGAATTTTTACTCGATTCCATATCTTTACGTGTAATCAATATTAGTCGTTCCTATTTTTTTGATTCTAATTTTACAAAAGTTGATTTTTCGAATTCCATTTCTGTATTTTCGAGATGGAAAAACGATACTATACTCGATTGTAATTTTAAGGCAGTGGATTTTTCAGACAGTGAAATGGTAGACTGTAAATTTAAAGATTGTAATTTTTCTAATACAGACTTTGAATCAGTAACATTTGAAGAGTGTGTTTTTACGAACTGTGATTTTTCAAATGCCAAATTCAAAAAGGCAATTTTTTATAAATGCAAATTTATAGACTGTAAATTTAAGAAAACTCGGTTTATTGAAGCAATTCTATATTTGTCCGTATTTGAAAATTCAGATATTCAAAAAGCAATCAATAAAAACTCTGAATTCAATGAATGCAGTTTTACATAA
- a CDS encoding NUDIX domain-containing protein — protein sequence MKNIYKKNSHCSYCGSKFPDNYIFPIICIVCSQTTYSNPIPVAVLLLPVDNGILLVRRGIEPAKGKLALPGGFIETGETWKEGGARELREETGVIIDPNSITEFMVHSANNNSLVLIFGLVKAMKSTELQPFTPTEESPERLILSQPEELAFELHTLAVKEWFSKIGANS from the coding sequence ATGAAAAATATATACAAAAAGAATTCACACTGTTCTTATTGTGGTTCAAAATTTCCGGATAATTATATATTTCCAATTATTTGTATTGTATGTTCACAGACTACTTACTCAAATCCAATTCCAGTAGCGGTATTGTTACTTCCTGTCGATAATGGAATTCTTTTGGTTCGTCGAGGAATTGAGCCTGCTAAAGGCAAACTTGCTTTACCCGGTGGATTCATCGAAACAGGGGAAACTTGGAAGGAAGGGGGAGCACGTGAACTTAGGGAAGAAACCGGAGTTATCATCGATCCAAACAGTATAACTGAATTTATGGTTCATAGTGCAAATAATAATAGCCTCGTTCTAATTTTTGGACTTGTTAAAGCAATGAAATCGACAGAATTACAGCCATTTACCCCAACGGAAGAATCTCCAGAGCGGCTAATATTAAGTCAACCGGAAGAGCTTGCGTTTGAGTTACATACACTTGCGGTCAAGGAATGGTTTAGTAAGATAGGAGCTAATTCGTGA
- a CDS encoding alpha/beta fold hydrolase: protein MKFEKLKLNAMCEQAKLHLIQAGKNVRLIGYLSKQMNKNPKGLVLLLHGWEGHINSAYILKTGAYLYNNGFDIFRINLRDHGGTHHLNEGLFNGSLLEETFTAAKEVAKLADKNNPFFITGFSLGGNFALRIAKTNSKKQIPNLKHTVAISPAIHPKSSTEMMDENPFLRKYFLKEWMRSLNEKERLFPFLYNFEKYKNAETVMNLTESIIPDFSPYKSADEYFQTYTLTKDYFKDLKTPATIITAKDDPVVHPEDFYELTPNAKLEVIIENYGGHNGFFNSFKLDCHYLPILQKIFSK from the coding sequence TTGAAATTTGAGAAGTTAAAACTAAATGCAATGTGCGAACAAGCCAAACTCCATTTAATTCAAGCAGGAAAGAATGTGCGGCTAATAGGATATTTATCCAAACAAATGAATAAAAATCCGAAAGGACTTGTATTGTTACTACATGGTTGGGAAGGTCATATCAATTCTGCCTATATTTTGAAAACGGGAGCATATCTTTATAATAATGGATTTGATATTTTTCGAATCAACTTGCGTGACCACGGTGGAACGCACCATCTCAATGAGGGTCTATTCAATGGTAGCCTCTTAGAAGAAACATTTACTGCTGCTAAGGAAGTGGCAAAACTAGCAGATAAAAATAATCCTTTTTTTATTACCGGATTTTCTCTTGGCGGGAATTTTGCTCTTCGAATTGCAAAAACCAATTCAAAAAAACAAATTCCCAATTTGAAACATACAGTTGCCATTAGCCCCGCCATTCATCCCAAGTCAAGTACCGAAATGATGGATGAAAATCCTTTTCTACGAAAATATTTTCTGAAGGAATGGATGCGATCGTTAAACGAAAAGGAAAGATTATTTCCATTTCTATATAATTTCGAAAAATATAAAAATGCTGAAACAGTGATGAACCTTACCGAAAGTATAATCCCAGATTTCAGCCCTTACAAGTCTGCTGATGAATACTTTCAAACATACACTCTTACCAAGGATTATTTTAAAGATTTAAAAACACCGGCTACTATTATCACCGCAAAGGACGATCCGGTTGTCCACCCGGAAGACTTTTATGAATTAACCCCGAACGCAAAACTTGAAGTAATTATTGAAAATTACGGTGGTCATAATGGATTTTTTAACTCTTTTAAGCTGGACTGCCATTATTTACCAATTTTACAAAAAATTTTTTCAAAATAA
- a CDS encoding adenylate/guanylate cyclase domain-containing protein, with protein MNKKQIRYSLAKELARYFLLHLKEELNKPTSVTDYIAIEGISFRKITEDMISVLQKEFPDMNPKPPYFNIFKSWWIKTQMKIIPEKNEQIPYEKSTFKSQNQIFLFKILDIKTNDTLLRKKYEDNLSSSIRALRAKGRNVGFEMIFSAENMMYPLMELIARRAKLPARICKEILFEQSSFIQKAAYRTFDKELRESFKRTEEILKSVLPSHIAEELKLKGKVEPKLVKSASILFCDLVGFTNIASTLSPENLLFELNGCYSHFDKIVRMHELEKIKTIGDSYMAAAGIIESTRIHSVDSVLSALKIQEFLRKYQKSQKKKGLPSWKVRIGIHSGPVVCGILGDQRFNYDIWGDTVNIAQRMEANGEADKVNISQNLYEETKEFFEFQTRGKVLVKGKGEMEMYFVTQIKKELSVDKKGRTPNSIFWRNYQILQSAI; from the coding sequence ATGAACAAAAAACAAATTCGTTATTCGCTTGCAAAAGAACTAGCTAGATACTTCTTATTACACCTAAAAGAAGAATTAAATAAACCTACTTCAGTGACAGATTACATCGCTATAGAAGGTATTAGTTTTCGAAAAATTACAGAAGATATGATTTCCGTTTTACAAAAGGAATTTCCGGACATGAATCCTAAACCACCCTATTTTAATATTTTCAAATCATGGTGGATTAAAACACAAATGAAAATTATTCCAGAAAAAAATGAACAAATCCCATATGAGAAAAGTACATTTAAATCCCAAAATCAAATTTTTCTTTTTAAAATATTAGATATAAAAACGAACGATACACTTCTTCGAAAAAAATATGAAGATAATCTAAGTTCTTCAATTCGGGCACTCAGAGCAAAAGGCAGAAATGTAGGTTTTGAAATGATTTTTAGTGCGGAAAATATGATGTATCCGTTAATGGAATTAATCGCAAGACGAGCAAAATTACCGGCTAGAATTTGTAAGGAAATTCTTTTTGAACAAAGTTCATTTATCCAAAAAGCCGCTTATCGAACTTTCGACAAAGAACTACGTGAGTCTTTTAAACGAACAGAAGAAATTCTAAAATCTGTTTTACCTTCACATATTGCAGAAGAATTAAAGCTAAAAGGAAAAGTAGAACCAAAGTTGGTAAAATCTGCCTCTATTCTATTTTGTGATTTAGTAGGATTTACTAATATAGCATCAACGCTTTCGCCAGAAAATTTACTATTTGAGTTAAATGGCTGTTATTCACATTTTGATAAAATTGTAAGAATGCATGAGTTGGAAAAAATAAAAACAATTGGCGACAGTTATATGGCTGCAGCCGGAATTATAGAATCAACTAGAATTCATTCAGTGGATTCCGTTTTAAGTGCATTAAAAATACAGGAATTTTTACGCAAATACCAAAAGAGTCAAAAGAAAAAAGGACTCCCAAGTTGGAAAGTAAGAATTGGAATTCACTCGGGTCCCGTAGTCTGCGGAATTTTAGGAGATCAGAGATTTAATTATGATATTTGGGGAGATACAGTCAACATCGCACAAAGAATGGAAGCTAATGGAGAAGCGGATAAAGTCAATATTTCACAAAATCTATACGAGGAAACCAAAGAATTCTTTGAATTCCAAACCCGCGGCAAAGTTTTAGTTAAGGGAAAAGGCGAAATGGAAATGTATTTTGTAACGCAAATCAAAAAAGAACTCTCAGTAGACAAAAAAGGAAGAACTCCTAATTCTATTTTTTGGAGAAATTACCAAATACTACAAAGTGCAATATAA